Proteins from one Setaria italica strain Yugu1 chromosome V, Setaria_italica_v2.0, whole genome shotgun sequence genomic window:
- the LOC105914406 gene encoding uncharacterized protein LOC105914406, producing the protein MAAPPPPQALSMEELPEETQRLILRHIPCSVDHGRMSLVCRAWRNMIRRQRNQLVGQLLPQRRLLPWLLLRAPFPVGSTRVACVLSGCRVHHFLNITPPEARCFGSHDGAWLLLDTRELRPHKALNIRTGNVCDLPRKLRRRTDPYIHRMVIHVATLSSSPEHTNYVGAAIVTSWRNPAPGVVAALPPRRRCVALWRKNWRWVFDFVPPGDGDVALDVEDVLYLYSGAFAFVTQGEHLRLCKPFRLQENMLTTNWETLRFRPRGRLHDQYVRARYLVVSREELLMVVRFTPHPNQPTSKFKVFRGIERNIADADANFPVDMYPFEWSELDTLGDQMLFVGHGCSRSYKADEYLQGGIYFLDDGKFYDDAVIFGNGNVNHYPCSDNGMWSEGGHVQRCFPRPDPSDQSAPVWLLP; encoded by the coding sequence ATGGCTGCGCCCCCGCCTCCGCAGGCCCTGTCCATGGAGGAACTCCCCGAGGAAACCCAGCGCCTGATCCTGAGGCACATCCCGTGCAGCGTCGACCACGGCCGCATGTCCCTCGTGTGCCGCGCGTGGCGTAACATGATTCGCCGGCAGCGGAACCAGCTGGTGGGGCAACTGCTCCCGCAGCGGCGGCTGCTCCCGTGGCTCCTCCTTCGCGCGCCCTTCCCTGTCGGGAGCACCCGCGTCGCCTGCGTCCTCAGCGGCTGCCGTGTCCACCACTTCCTCAACATCACCCCGCCCGAGGCGCGCTGCTTCGGCTCGCACGACGGCGCCTGGCTCCTCCTCGACACCCGCGAGCTGCGCCCCCACAAGGCCCTCAACATCCGCACCGGCAACGTCTGCGACCTCCCGCGAAAGCTCCGGCGCCGGACCGATCCATACATCCACAGAATGGTCATCCACGTCGCCACGCTCTCATCCTCGCCGGAACACACGAACTACGTTGGCGCCGCCATCGTCACATCCTGGCGGAACCCAGCCCCTGGCGTCGTAGCCGCCCTGCCGCCACGCCGTCGCTGCGTCGCGCTCTGGCGCAAGAATTGGCGGTGGGTCTTTGATTTCGTGCCACCAGGCGATGGCGATGTTGCATTGGATGTTGAGGACGTCCTCTACCTCTACAGTGGAGCCTTCGCTTTCGTCACCCAGGGCGAACATCTCCGCCTGTGCAAGCCATTCCGGCTTCAAGAGAACATGCTGACAACAAACTGGGAGACGCTCCGGTTCCGTCCCCGTGGACGCCTCCACGACCAGTACGTCCGCGCTCGCTACCTCGTCGTGTCCCGCGAGGAGCTTCTCATGGTCGTGAGGTTCACGCCTCATCCTAATCAGCCGACGTCCAAGTTCAAGGTGTTCCGGGGGATCGAACGGAACATTGCTGACGCCGACGCCAACTTCCCCGTCGATATGTACCCCTTCGAATGGAGCGAGCTGGACACGCTGGGTGACCAGATGCTGTTCGTCGGGCATGGCTGCTCCAGATCCTACAAGGCGGATGAGTACCTCCAGGGAGGCATCTACTTCTTGGATGATGGAAAGTTCTATGACGATGCGGTGATCTTCGGCAATGGCAATGTGAATCACTACCCCTGCAGCGACAACGGGATGTGGTCAGAAGGCGGCCATGTCCAGCGCTGCTTCCCGAGGCCAGACCCATCGGACCAATCTGCTCCAGTTTGGCTTCTCCCTTGA
- the LOC101752475 gene encoding uncharacterized protein LOC101752475 has protein sequence MSRFFRGAALAAAAAGGLSSAVVSWNLSSPLPLSASPSSSPSTSVGPAAAATGHLALVRAHPGLRELGAMLTPSSFFVDATQALLAGALRCAPLYPSTLRQGRDYLTAQILSAESEGHAASEEAAMDRINMALLDARDGHLDDASDAIARLAAERPGDTTSRLYAAALCHVLGRHEEGTRWLHDAAVPDLSRLEHKMPFVEGVLVSTVGSAPRAVAGSEELVLRTTLGLVELTMWSIFQHGDLPERLQVLALMVFLRGAVARKLGRDDGPAPPEGSQDASSPQAS, from the coding sequence atgtcgCGCTTCTTCCGCGGcgctgccctcgccgccgcagcggccggGGGCCTGTCCTCTGCAGTAGTCTCGTGGAACCTCTCCTCGCCCCTCCCGCTCtcggcctccccctcctcttccccgtcGACGTccgtcggccccgccgccgctgccaccggccACCTCGCCCTCGTCCGCGCGCACCCGGGCCTCCGCGAGCTCGGCGCGATGCTCACACCGTCCTCCTTCTTCGTCGACGCCACCCAGGCGCTCCTCGCGGGCGCTCTGCGCTGCGCGCCCCTCTACCCCAGCACGCTCCGGCAGGGCCGCGACTACCTCACTGCGCAGATCCTGTCCGCGGAGTCGGAGGGCCACGCGgcgtcggaggaggcggcgatggACCGGATCAACATGGCCCTCCTCGACGCGCGTGACGGCCACCTCGACGACGCGAGCGACGCCATCGCGCGCCTCGCCGCGGAGCGCCCCGGCGACACCACCTCGCGCCTCTACGCTGCCGCGCTCTGCCACGTGCTCGGCCGACACGAGGAGGGGACGCGGTGGCTCCACGACGCCGCAGTGCCCGACCTTTCCCGCCTCGAGCACAAGATGCCGTTCGTTGAGGGCGTCCTTGTCTCCACGGTCggctccgcgccgcgcgccgtcgcggGCTCGGAGGAGCTGGTCTTGCGCACCACGCTCGGGCTGGTGGAGCTGACGATGTGGTCCATTTTCCAGCACGGCGATCTGCCGGAGAGGCTTCAGGTGTTGGCGTTGATGGTATTCTTGCGGGGGGCCGTAGCGAGGAAGTTAGGCAGAGATGATGGACCAGCACCGCCGGAGGGATCTCAGGACGCATCGTCACCCCAAGCTTCCTAG